A genomic stretch from Engraulis encrasicolus isolate BLACKSEA-1 chromosome 12, IST_EnEncr_1.0, whole genome shotgun sequence includes:
- the LOC134459501 gene encoding collagen alpha-1(VIII) chain-like, which translates to MLLSHSVIIAPFVSPSITPVPYTQDKKELEGAGYVYVYIVGLPGLPGVPGKPGPKGEGGYPGDKGSQGPIGIPGLMGPAGPLGPPGLPGHRGEPGAPGKPGYPGEGKSGFPGPVGPPGKPGAGGLPGQPGQPGQPGPPGPPGPPAPPPDLSQILPEGGLDGQRQGPYKGKGKPGVELLGRGGLEMPAFTAQLTKPFPPFGTPVVFDKVLYNGQQNYNPQTGIFTCNVPGIYYFAYHVHCKGANVWVALYRNNEPVMYTYDEYKKGFLDQASGSAVLPLQAGDTVHIQLPSDQAAGLYAGQYVHSSFSGYLLYPM; encoded by the exons ATGCTCCTATCGCACAGTGTGATTATTGCTCCGTTTGTCAGTCCT TCAATTACCCCCGTCCCCTACACTCAGGACAAGAAGGAATTAGAGGGGGCAGGCTATGTTTATGTATACATCGTCGGTTTACCCGGTCTTCCAGGTGTGCCTGGAAAGCCGGGACCCAAAGGTGAGGGTGGATACCCAGGGGATAAAGGCTCTCAAGGACCAATAGGAATTCCAGGTCTGATGGGACCAGCTGGACCGTTAGGTCCTCCTGGACTTCCGGGACACAGGGGTGAACCAGGGGCGCCGGGTAAACCAGGATACCCTGGAGAAGGAAAATCAGGCTTTCCAGGCCCCGTTGGCCCCCCTGGAAAACCAGGAGCCGGAGGCCTTCCAGGTCAACCAGGCCAACCAGGTCAGCCAGGACCACCAGGACCCCCTGGacctcctgctccccctccagACCTCTCGCAAATTCTTCCTGAAGGTGGGTTGGATGGCCAGAGGCAAGGCCCATACAAGGGCAAAGGTAAGCCTGGGGTAGAACTCCTCGGCAGAGGTGGACTTGAGATGCCAGCGTTCACAGCGCAGCTCACCAAACCTTTCCCCCCATTTGGCACTCCGGTAGTCTTCGACAAAGTCCTGTATAATGGTCAGCAGAACTACAACCCACAAACGGGCATCTTCACCTGCAATGTTCCCGGGATCTATTACTTTGCTTACCACGTCCATTGTAAGGGAGCCAATGTTTGGGTTGCACTGTATAGAAACAATGAACCAGTAATGTACACGTACGATGAATACAAAAAAGGCTTCCTGGATCAAGCATCCGGAAGTGCAGTACTGCCTCTGCAGGCAGGAGACACAGTGCACATTCAGCTACCATCTGACCAAGCAGCAGGACTCTATGCTGGACAATACGTCCATTCGTCATTCTCTGGATATTTATTGTAccccatgtaa